gcacaaaatatcgtgcaaagttggttgtgcaggtaagaCAAAATTACGTATAATGAGTTTTTGATGCCAAATAGATCACTATGATCTAATTTTTTACTTATTAGTTAAACGTAGCATAACACGCTTATATGTTAaaccttaaataaaatttgattgtgtttttaattaattaattatgaactgtcaattttattcacattgccatacttttttgtcaataaatatgacaatacttaaaatttaaaaaaagcaattgcgtccatatttttatacccttcaccttcgtgagaagggtatacatatacaagtttgtcattccgtttgtaatttctaaatttttcatttccgaccctataaagtatatatattctggatccttataggtagcggggtcgattaagccatgtccgtctgtctgtctgttgaaatcaactttccgaagcccccaaataacttacatacacttagattcatacatcaatatctccggaattcttccgactcGGTTGCTATCAACCCAATTATGAGAGTTTATGGGagttttctccatttttcctatgtaaattcaatgggaaaaaactcccggggaattttttattcataattgggctgtatttaaaatcgagaaatggatgagatataaggaaaaaaccaggacaacctcgattttttacctattttgttacctatatctggattactaagtcattaatagagACCtttgacgtatataagaccatataagttggacctacaatgggtcaaaatcggaaaaaatattttttaaccccaattttttttattttgaagtataatttggtgaagggggtatatagttctcttacttgttttatgtaaaacaaaaatttaaaagaaattaaataaagtgaatattaacaagtaagagagctatattcgactgtgccgaatcttatatacccttcaccaaattatacttaaaaataaaaattttaaatatttttaggtaaactaaatttaaatttttttccagctgttttttcgaaattgttttttaaattttttttttaatttaaaaaaaaaaattttttttagttttaaaattttttttttttaatattttgtgaaaaaaaattcgggttaaaaatattttttccgatttttacccattgtaggtccaacttactatggtcttatatacgtcgttgcacatgtctttgaaatatctatcattagatatccatattgtctatattaatgatttagtaatccagacatgggtcaaaaataggtcaaaaatcgaggttgtcctggttttttccttatatctcagccatttttggaccgattttctcgattttaaatagcaaccgagccggaagaatttcggagatattgatgtatcatttgtgtatgtaagttacagacacacagacggacatggctatatcgactccgctatctataacgattcagaatatatatactttgtggggtcgcaaatgaaaaatgtagaaattacaaaccgaatgacaaacttatatatacccttgccactcatggtgaagggtatacaaataataaCGATCAAAACTAAATTGATGTGCTGAattgttcattttattttttcagctgTTTGTGTTTTGACAGTTCTAACTTAGGTTTAACTGACCAATaatgctcagttaaacctagattataaaCTAAATCAACAATAagtgaaaaaactaaattttagtttaagcaAGGTTTAAACAAAGAATATTAATTTTATCCgctttttacataattttttgttaatcaatgctattcctgttctcactttcaccattttGACGTATTTTTGGAAgctaattacaacaatattatgtaatttcctcagcatttctaattataaatgtttaattatgtacatatataacttTAGAAACTTTATTTAATAAGCATTAAGAGATTTATGGATTCGCAAACGCAATGCACGTTTCTCGAATAGGGTCAATTGTAGCATtgtatttgataaaaatattttacagcatttttcaaatatgtaatgCAATTATGACATGCTTAACAcgaatctattaaaaaaatcgattttaaagcttaaattttattaagttttcaatgtcaaattaaatttaatcacTTAATCATTCTCTATATTAATCATTTCTATCATTCCATTCGAATTAATTGAAAAGCTTATTTCCTTAGTACTTCAAACGTATTGTGTTCATACCTTTGAGAactcattctttatagaattaatcacttattgaatcattcaagttttctctaattcaaatccattacaaaatagcttaataaaatatactacttaatacatttttagagtccaaccgaaaccggtttttttagaaCGAAACCTTATGTCCGAAACTTTTTCAAAGAACTacaattttcataattaaaaaaaaaacatttattgaatttaaagttaataaaaaaaacatttcaatccattattttttttaaaaaactccaGTATTTATAACACCCACCACTGTTTTAAtactattataatttaaaatacttgtacatattatatttattttctattttagtgGCACACCACGCACTCATACAGCTGCTCCAGGCTCTGGTAAAGTCGTTTACACTTTTGGTAATCCAACGTTAATCAGCAAGACTCAATGGTCGCTTtgcacaaaaccaaaaatatatgttaaGCAGTTGCTGCAACATAATGGAGAATGTCTGGGCATGAGCTCGAATGGCAGATATATGTTTGATAGTCTACGTGAAAAAGCAGAAATTGCGGGGGATCGTGTCTTTAATATTGGCAGAAGTTTGTGCCAGAAAGTGTTTGGAGAAGATGCTGAAGATTATGCCTTAGCACAAGTGGATGTGCACTCACAGGTgggttttatttacaatttacatACAATGTTAGAGCTTTTTAATACattacatattatttaaatgtatgaaatcttttcaaactataaatattacatactataattattaatttgttttgtttttttttcacttaagGATACGATAAAAACTATAGGTACCATTTTTAGCGACTACGATGGTCCTTTGGATCCCTCATCCACTCTGCTTGTGGGCTCCGATGAAATGTCATGTCGCACAGTGCgcctaaatttttctaaaaccaAATCAGTGGGTGTTTTTCCCGGACAAGTTGTTATGGTCTCTGGCATGAATCCGAAAGGAGATATTTTCATGGTTGAAGAATTGTTTACAGAACAAGATCTTAAGCCACCAACACCACCATCTATTGCCGAACAATTATGTTTTGTTATTGCTGCCGGACCTTACACCCAAGATGATGATTTAGTCTATGATCCTCTGCAAGATTTGGTGGTTTATCTAAAAGATCATAAACCGAATGTGTTAATTCTGTGCGGACCATTTATGGAAGCAGAACATAAACTTATTAGCGATAATGTAACATTAGCggaaacatttgaaattttctttgagaAGATGATTACAGGCATTGTTGAAGCTGTTGGTGGTGATACTACAATTTTAGTTGTTGCATCTCATCGTGACGCTAATACAGACTGTGTGTATCCAACAATGCCAATAAGTCTTaagaaaatatttccaaatgttCGCATGTTACCAGATCCTTCATTAATTGATTTAAATGGCTTGACCATTGGTATGACATCTACAGATATCTTGGATCACATATTTTACAATGAGTTGCAGATGTAAGTTTACAATTAAGATTTTGCCACAAACATTCTTTAACATAACATAGATGTCATGTTTGTGACAAAATGGCTCATGTGCCCTGTCATAAGCATAACAACTAGCTAGAATATAAAACAGACATTTTGGTTGCATGCTTTTGTTATGTGTCAAGCGTATTGGCTAATTGCGTGATCGCtataagacattttttttaatattacataTTTGCATAACttattcttatttaattttagaaatgcTGGTGACAAAGTAAAACGTGcggttaattatttattaaatcaaaaatcgtTTTATCCCTTGAGTCCGCCCAAAGAAGATGAAATGTGTTACGACAGCTATCTGGCTAACAAATTTACTAACATTGACCAGATtccaaatatattaattttgccAAGTTcacaaaaatgctttttaagGGTAAGTCTATATAACACATTTTCTATACTAATGGATCAGTTTTGTAGAGCTGTTGTTATTTTGCAACTGAAGTGATAATTATTatccaaaagtgaaaattaTTTCATATCGATATGTACAGAGTTTTCCTTTGCTTGATTTCGAAAACAAAGTGATTTGCGTTTATCAAACCGTAAACGATTTGAAAAAGCTCGTTTTCCAGAACATCggcgtatatatgtatatacagacatgttctgcaaatcactttttataaaagtggtttgaaGTGATATTATATGGAAAAtgactaatttttaaaattttgtttttgttttccacgTAAATATCACTTTGTTGACGTGAtatacaaaattagggccttagtttttttgtgattttttatttcTGATTTAGTTGTTGGAGAATACCAAGCTACTTGCCAGAgtaataaatataattcattcgacgaaaaatataattaatttataatatatttactaATTTAATCGTTTTTAAAACGATTAGTAATTTGAAATCACGTGAATTTCAGAACAGGCCTGAtagcctacaccaccatagtgggaacgCCTAACACCACCCTTAAAGTATATTGATCGACTCATAATAACtttcgatttaacgatgtccgtctggatGGCTGTCCATTAGGGTGGAGCGATAATGTATGCCATTTTTGTTTTCAACGGTTTTCAAACGTACTTACCTGTTTTGAGGTTCCCCAACACTATTGAAAATCAGAAAACGTACCTATTTTTCATATTGCCATCAAACAACCTTGTACTTTATAAACTTTAGTTTATgtggaatataaatatttttctgtattGTTAGGTCAATATAATTATacccaataattaaaaaaactacatttttacatgaaaaattaaattcatatttcatatgctttagaacccacatatgccgaagtgggtatttttatacccaatccacaaaatcgtacttgtagCTAGGAAAGTGGGtctaatcacttggttatttttttactgATAGAGGACATCCAAGACTACTAGACACAAGAAGGGCATTGGGGACTAATACTCCCCCCGTTTTCTAGagccatttattttttattattatgatgaTGTTGGGGCACCTCTATATATACCATCCaccatatgaaattttttgtgtatatttggGAGTTAAAAGAGCAACTTTTAATAGGTATTCCAAAGCGATtgcgaaaaaaacaaaattcgctCCACCCACTGTCCATGTACAACTTGTGGGAAAAGTTTAGGTCTTACATGCGTTTTTTcgtcccaaggacgaagcctattgaaattagTTGAAATCGGtatattatttctcctagcccccaccCAAATTTTCTACCGAAATAAGGAAAAGTATTGGTTATAGCTCCTATATCAaacccacttctgaaaatcacttcaacgagcacaaatctcttaaaaatattgttatccacataaaattcaacagaaataagtttcatgctGAAATACCGTACAAAGCCAACTTCCGAAAACCACTCAggaaaaatactattaaaatgaacaaaataaaattgttttgttgcaATACAATCTGCTCTAATTTGATCTCTATATCTTAACTATTAAATAATCTAAAGGtaataacttatttttaataatcaCAGGTTGTTAATGGCTGTCTAGCCATTAATCCAGGACGTTTGGCCGACTGCAGTGGTGGAACCTTTGCACGCTTTATTATAGATCCCCCAACACCAAAAGGAGAACAAAACATTTATAACTTTGTAGGTTGCCAAGTACGTAAAGTTTAGTTTACAAATATTAATGTAtaccaaaactaaaaaagaaaactaaacgGACTTAGTATTTTAACTATAAGAACAAAgcatttttcaaagtttttaaatacattcaaagtttttaaatacattcaaaatttctgttaaaaaaaattataaattattatttttctcaaaacttttacaaacaaaatgtgTGTGTTTCACATTGCATTATAGTGGATTATAGTTTATAGTTTATACTTTTACTTCAATTACCAAAGGCACAAGGGAAATATTTCTTATCGTTTTCTACAATTTCTTCTAAGATGTCATCAATATCGGTTTCAGGAAAACGTTCAACCCAAGACTTGATATAACCTTCATGTGATGCCTCATAAGTAAGAAGTTGGACTTTATCGTTCTCTACTTTGGTATTTGCTTGTACCAAAATGACACGGGGCTTTTTGTGGGCTAAGCATATATCACGCCATTTTGCCCATGGATGGGGTCCAGTTTCATTGACTTCTGAATAATGCTCATACATTTTGGAAGCACTTGAAATATCGGCCGCCGACTTGTATACTTGCAATTTTTTTAGGAAGTTTTCCATTGCCTTTTTACCAACAGTCTCAATTTTACTGCGATCTACGGTAAGACGTAAATTTTTACCTTCCTCACATTCCTCGATAGTAACGAAGCCTTCTCCAGCTTCTAATAATACTTTCATAATTACAAAACGGGCTCTGGAATGTGCCTGCATCCATTGTTTAGATTGTGGATTGTACATTTCCAACGCTACGCCCATACCATTCCATATCAATGACAACCAGTTAATGTAGATTATATTATCCTGTTCAGCAGGATCTTTAAAGCCAAAGATTTCCAATATATCACGTTGTAATGATAGATAAAGGCCTACAGCTTCGGCACGACATTCTTCATATGAAGAACCAATTGCACCAAACTTTGTGTCATAAGTTTCTCCAGGCAAATACCAAGTGGTAATGGGCTCCCCATTAATAAGATTCTTTGTGGTATCTttgtcaaaattaaatttaccgTTTTCATCGATGCGGAATAGTTTGCCACTGCCGTGACCAAGAAGTTC
The nucleotide sequence above comes from Calliphora vicina chromosome 1, idCalVici1.1, whole genome shotgun sequence. Encoded proteins:
- the DNApol-alpha73 gene encoding DNA polymerase alpha subunit B, giving the protein MDAELKQQYDDMGVEPSQDAVDRSVELCITYHIDDAAEFVEQWMAFSISHLNGAEPTIEHLNEFERKVFLAKREKELFAANKKKANKLPSAIANLTHLNAISASSANPLAMYGVEDDMIDDYMPDMIGAGTSSSITLDESETVPSTPSILHTPKAKSALARTPARHNDALFSPASYSPIGTPRTHTAAPGSGKVVYTFGNPTLISKTQWSLCTKPKIYVKQLLQHNGECLGMSSNGRYMFDSLREKAEIAGDRVFNIGRSLCQKVFGEDAEDYALAQVDVHSQDTIKTIGTIFSDYDGPLDPSSTLLVGSDEMSCRTVRLNFSKTKSVGVFPGQVVMVSGMNPKGDIFMVEELFTEQDLKPPTPPSIAEQLCFVIAAGPYTQDDDLVYDPLQDLVVYLKDHKPNVLILCGPFMEAEHKLISDNVTLAETFEIFFEKMITGIVEAVGGDTTILVVASHRDANTDCVYPTMPISLKKIFPNVRMLPDPSLIDLNGLTIGMTSTDILDHIFYNELQINAGDKVKRAVNYLLNQKSFYPLSPPKEDEMCYDSYLANKFTNIDQIPNILILPSSQKCFLRVVNGCLAINPGRLADCSGGTFARFIIDPPTPKGEQNIYNFVGCQVRKV